In Actinomadura citrea, a single window of DNA contains:
- a CDS encoding GvpL/GvpF family gas vesicle protein, producing the protein MTAPGFAGETAGAHGTADPAGTGVYLYGVARGLDPAALGDTAGVAGAPVRGVVAAGLTALVSTVRLAEYGEAALRANLEDLEWLEATARAHHDVVDRAAHAAPTAPVRIATIYRDDTRVAEVLSDEGGRFTEVLDLITGRSEWGVKAYADPELLRGDAEQDGPGAGEGPAPGAEPPAEDPAGGSSGGAGTAYLRRRQQERRRRADAGRRVGEQADAVHAELADHAVASRHHPPQDPRLSGRSGTQILNVAYLLDEEQVEGFLAVTRAAAEKLAGIEVEVTGPWPPYSFIEPGAM; encoded by the coding sequence ATGACCGCCCCCGGGTTCGCCGGCGAGACCGCCGGCGCCCACGGCACCGCCGACCCGGCCGGTACCGGCGTCTACCTGTACGGGGTGGCGCGGGGCCTGGACCCGGCCGCGCTGGGCGACACCGCCGGGGTGGCCGGCGCGCCGGTGCGCGGCGTCGTCGCGGCCGGGCTGACCGCCCTGGTCAGCACCGTCCGGCTCGCCGAGTACGGCGAGGCGGCTCTGCGCGCCAACCTGGAGGACCTGGAGTGGCTGGAGGCCACCGCCCGCGCCCACCACGACGTGGTGGACCGGGCCGCGCACGCCGCCCCCACCGCGCCCGTGCGGATCGCGACCATCTACCGCGACGACACGCGCGTCGCCGAGGTGCTCTCGGACGAGGGCGGCCGCTTCACCGAGGTCCTCGACCTGATCACCGGCCGTTCGGAGTGGGGCGTGAAGGCCTACGCCGACCCCGAACTGCTGCGCGGCGACGCCGAGCAGGACGGCCCCGGCGCCGGTGAGGGGCCCGCGCCGGGCGCCGAGCCCCCGGCCGAAGATCCCGCGGGCGGCTCGTCCGGCGGGGCCGGGACCGCGTACCTGCGGCGCCGGCAGCAGGAGCGCCGACGCCGCGCCGACGCCGGGCGCCGGGTCGGCGAGCAGGCCGACGCGGTGCACGCCGAGCTCGCCGACCACGCCGTGGCGTCCCGGCACCACCCGCCGCAGGACCCGCGGCTGTCGGGCCGGTCGGGCACGCAGATCCTCAACGTCGCCTACCTGCTGGACGAGGAGCAGGTGGAGGGGTTCCTGGCGGTCACGCGGGCGGCCGCCGAGAAGCTGGCGGGCATCGAGGTGGAGGTGACGGGGCCCTGGCCGCCCTACTCCTTCATCGAGCCGGGGGCGATGTGA
- a CDS encoding gas vesicle protein: MTALLDQGRDAPMERIALVDLLDRLLAGGVVITGDLVISIAGVDLVEVSLRALITSVRDELLPEEERP, translated from the coding sequence GTGACGGCCCTGCTGGACCAGGGCCGCGACGCCCCGATGGAGCGGATCGCGCTGGTCGACCTGCTGGACCGGCTCCTGGCGGGCGGTGTCGTCATCACCGGCGACCTGGTCATCTCGATCGCGGGCGTGGACCTGGTGGAGGTGTCCCTGCGGGCGCTGATCACCTCCGTCCGCGACGAACTGCTGCCCGAGGAGGAACGACCATGA
- a CDS encoding gas vesicle protein K: protein MSRPGHEPPHRTPRETGREPRTRGERGRGSSEPVSGEVSVRDPAVGDPFTDDILAGRTESSADAPVRAAPVREADLRERSSRTMQRLRSDPETVERDLVKLVLTLVELIRQLMERQALRRAEGGDLSDQQIEDLGLALMRLDEAMTRLKDHFDLDDHDLNLDLGPLGPLLPDN, encoded by the coding sequence ATGAGCCGACCCGGCCACGAGCCCCCTCACCGCACCCCCCGGGAGACCGGCCGTGAACCCCGCACGCGCGGCGAGCGCGGGCGGGGGAGCAGCGAGCCGGTGAGCGGGGAGGTGTCGGTGCGCGACCCCGCGGTGGGAGACCCCTTCACCGACGACATCCTGGCGGGACGCACCGAGTCCTCCGCGGACGCCCCGGTGCGCGCCGCGCCCGTACGGGAGGCGGACCTGCGGGAGCGGTCCTCGCGCACGATGCAGCGGCTGCGCTCCGACCCCGAGACGGTCGAGCGGGACCTGGTGAAGCTGGTGCTGACCCTGGTCGAGCTGATCCGGCAGCTGATGGAGCGGCAGGCGCTGCGCCGCGCCGAGGGCGGCGACCTCAGCGACCAGCAGATCGAGGACCTGGGGCTGGCGCTGATGCGCCTGGACGAGGCGATGACCCGGCTCAAGGACCACTTCGACCTGGACGACCACGACCTCAACCTCGACCTCGGCCCGCTCGGCCCCCTCCTGCCGGACAACTGA
- a CDS encoding class I SAM-dependent methyltransferase, whose protein sequence is METTMASGPGGYVHGYSGREARRLGDQADVLAALLHDGTAYPAGSRVLEAGCGVGAQTVHLVSRSPGVRLTAVDLSRASLDQARARVEASFPAARVRWRCADLRDLPFPDAAFDHVFVCFVLEHLPDPCAALAGLRRVLRPGGTLTVIEGDHGSAFFHPDSAHARAAIAHQVALQAAAGGDALLGRRLGPLLEEAGYARVGVVPRTVYADGARPDLGRAFTRDTFAAMIESVRDEAVAAGLATPADFDRGVADLHRAAGPEGTFHYTFFKATAVNPR, encoded by the coding sequence ATGGAAACCACGATGGCGAGCGGCCCCGGCGGCTATGTGCACGGGTACTCGGGGCGGGAGGCGCGGCGGCTGGGTGACCAGGCCGATGTCCTGGCCGCGTTGCTGCACGACGGGACCGCCTACCCGGCGGGCAGCCGGGTGCTGGAGGCCGGCTGCGGTGTGGGGGCGCAGACGGTGCATCTGGTGTCGCGCTCCCCCGGCGTGCGCCTGACCGCGGTGGACCTTTCGCGCGCGTCCCTGGACCAGGCCCGCGCCCGCGTGGAGGCGTCCTTCCCCGCGGCGCGGGTGCGGTGGCGGTGCGCCGACCTGCGGGACCTGCCGTTCCCCGACGCGGCTTTCGACCACGTGTTCGTGTGCTTCGTGCTGGAGCATCTGCCCGATCCGTGCGCCGCGCTGGCGGGGCTGCGGCGGGTGCTGCGGCCCGGGGGGACCCTGACCGTCATCGAGGGCGACCACGGGTCGGCGTTCTTTCATCCCGACAGCGCCCACGCGCGCGCGGCGATCGCCCACCAGGTCGCGTTGCAGGCCGCGGCGGGCGGCGACGCCCTGCTCGGGCGGCGGTTGGGTCCGCTGCTGGAGGAGGCCGGGTACGCGCGGGTCGGTGTCGTCCCGCGGACCGTCTACGCCGACGGGGCGCGTCCCGACCTGGGCCGGGCCTTCACCCGCGACACCTTCGCCGCGATGATCGAGTCGGTCCGGGACGAGGCCGTCGCGGCCGGGCTGGCCACCCCGGCCGACTTCGACCGCGGGGTCGCCGACCTGCACCGCGCCGCGGGCCCCGAGGGCACGTTCCACTACACCTTCTTCAAGGCGACCGCCGTGAACCCGCGGTGA
- a CDS encoding PLP-dependent aminotransferase family protein encodes MNRSNDGEHDRSITRGSDFLQLDPADAPPGGLADWLAGRLRDAIADGRLPVGARLPATRVLAADLRVSRGAVTEAYQRLADEGHLAGRGRAGTVVVAAPLTPAPPTTGPPRRDPTSPPDPAPSPEKPFPGKPGADVFDVLRDLPARIDLSPGLPDLAAFPRAAWQRAERTVLRDLPAAGLGYGDPRGTPALRTAVAAWLARYRGIHADPDGIVIVAGTAQALGLIARVLAHDGIDRIAVEDPGSLGVRQHLAHWGMGTPPVPVDAAGIRVDRLRATGAPAVLLTPAHQFPTGVVLGGDRRRDLTHWAATGGLVIEDDYDAEHRYDRPPVPALRSMLTDRAFYTGSVSKLLAPALRIGWILPPPPHLDAVIAEKRFADLGNAALPQHVLAELMNSGDMERTLRLLRRRHRRRRDTMIEAIAAHLPTATVHGAAAGLHLTITFPRHPPDGLNDADLAAAALEHGVKTHPLSWHAQRPHPPGLVLGYAAVPTSAITDAITALARALHHLHGQHATARAARSSASHRSR; translated from the coding sequence GTGAACAGGTCCAATGACGGCGAACACGACAGGTCCATAACGCGAGGGTCGGACTTCCTGCAACTCGACCCCGCCGACGCCCCGCCCGGCGGGCTCGCCGACTGGCTCGCCGGACGGCTCCGCGACGCCATCGCCGACGGCCGCCTGCCCGTGGGAGCCCGCCTGCCCGCCACCCGCGTCCTGGCCGCCGACCTGCGCGTCTCCCGCGGCGCGGTCACCGAGGCCTACCAGCGCCTGGCCGACGAAGGCCACCTCGCCGGACGCGGCCGCGCCGGCACCGTCGTCGTCGCCGCACCCCTCACCCCGGCCCCACCCACCACCGGCCCGCCCCGCAGAGATCCCACCTCACCACCGGACCCCGCACCATCCCCGGAGAAACCGTTCCCGGGGAAACCGGGCGCGGACGTGTTCGACGTCCTGCGCGACCTGCCCGCCCGCATCGACCTGTCACCCGGCCTGCCCGACCTCGCCGCCTTCCCCCGCGCGGCCTGGCAGCGCGCCGAACGCACCGTCCTGCGCGACCTGCCCGCCGCCGGCCTCGGCTACGGCGACCCGCGCGGCACCCCCGCACTGCGCACCGCGGTCGCCGCCTGGCTCGCCCGCTACCGCGGCATCCACGCCGACCCCGACGGCATCGTCATCGTCGCCGGCACCGCCCAGGCCCTCGGCCTCATCGCCCGCGTCCTGGCCCACGACGGCATCGACCGGATCGCCGTGGAGGACCCCGGCTCCCTCGGCGTCCGCCAGCACCTGGCGCACTGGGGGATGGGCACCCCGCCCGTCCCCGTCGACGCCGCCGGCATCCGCGTCGACCGCCTGCGCGCCACCGGCGCCCCCGCCGTCCTGCTCACACCCGCCCACCAGTTCCCCACCGGCGTCGTGCTCGGCGGCGACCGCCGCCGCGACCTCACACACTGGGCCGCCACAGGCGGCCTGGTCATCGAGGACGACTACGACGCCGAGCACCGCTACGACCGGCCCCCGGTCCCCGCACTGCGCTCCATGCTCACCGACCGCGCCTTCTACACCGGCAGCGTCTCCAAACTCCTGGCCCCGGCACTGCGCATCGGCTGGATCCTGCCGCCGCCCCCGCACCTGGACGCCGTCATCGCCGAGAAACGCTTCGCCGACCTCGGCAACGCCGCCCTCCCGCAACACGTCCTCGCCGAACTCATGAACTCCGGCGACATGGAGCGCACCCTGCGGCTGCTGCGCCGCCGCCACCGCCGGCGCCGCGACACGATGATCGAGGCCATCGCCGCGCACCTGCCCACCGCGACCGTCCACGGCGCCGCCGCCGGCCTGCACCTGACCATCACCTTCCCCCGCCACCCCCCAGACGGCCTCAACGACGCCGACCTCGCCGCGGCCGCACTGGAACACGGCGTCAAAACCCACCCGCTGTCATGGCACGCGCAACGCCCCCACCCGCCCGGACTGGTCCTCGGATACGCCGCCGTCCCCACCTCGGCCATCACCGACGCCATCACCGCCCTCGCCCGCGCCCTCCACCACCTCCACGGTCAGCACGCCACCGCCCGGGCGGCCAGAAGCTCGGCCTCCCACAGGTCGCGGTAG